ACAGGACGTAGACATGGGGCGGAACGCCGCGATTGTCGCGCGTCACCACCGAATTGAGATCGGGGATCGCCCCTGCATACGGCGCGTCGAGCCGGCTGACGACGTCCTCGCGCGTGCCGATGCTGTTGTCGAGATATTCGGCGACCGCGATCGCGACCAGCCCGAGCAGCACGCCCAGCCCCAGCGCGGCGATCGCGCCCAGGCGGCGGTTGGGCCAGCTGGGACTGTCGGGCAGCCGCGCCAGCGAGGAGATGCTCGCGTCCGCCTGAGGCAGGTTGCTGGTGGCGGCGGTTTCCTTCGCGCGTTGCAGGAACGCGGAATAGATCGTCTTGCTCGCCTCGGCCTTGCGCTGGAGCTCCAGCAGGCCGACCTGCGCGGAGCTGTTCGCCGCCAGCGCGCCGCGCGACTGCGCCTCGCTGCCCTCCAGCGACGCCAGCCGCGACGCCGCGACCTGCACGTTCGCCTGCAAGGTGGAGATGATGCGCTGCCGCTCCGCGGTGATCTGGTCGCGCACGTCGGCGAGGTTCTGCTTCGCCTTCTGCACATCCGGGTACAATTCGCCGTAGCGCGACTGGAGCGCGGCGAGCTCGGCGCTGGCCTGCGCCTCCTGCCCGCGCAACTGGCGGATGGTGTCGGACGACAGCACCGCGCCGATGTCGGCCCCGCCGCCGCCACGCCCCAGCTGCCCGCGCGCCGCGGCCAGCTTGCCGCGCTCGGACGCCAGCTCGGCCCGCGCCTGCGCGATCTGCTGGTTGAGCGAGGACACTTCCTGCTCCGCCATGGTCGCGCCCTGCGCGCTCATCAGGTTGTTCGCGATCATATAGCGCTGGACGGCGGCATCGTCCGCCACCGCCTGCGCGCGCAGCTCGTCGGCGCGCTTGCTGACGAAGGCGGCGGCATTTTCGGACACGTCCATCTTGCGCGCCGCCTGCAACGCGATGAACTGCTGGGCGAACGCATTGGCGATCGCGACGGCCTCCGACGGATCGCTCGACTGCGCGGTGATGTCGATGACATAGGTCAGCCCGGCGCGGCGCACCGTCACCCGGCCGAGCACCGCCGCGGTCGCGCGACGCTCCGCCGCCGTCACCCCTGCGCTTTCGATCGCCGGCGCCGCGCCCGGTGCCGCCGCGCCGACGAACGCCGGGTCGCGATCGAGGTGCAGCTGGCGCACCACCGCCAGCCCGACGGTCGGCGAGCCGATGATCCGCGCCTCGGTATCGACGACGTTGCTGTCGGCGGGCAGCCCCTGGACGACGTTGCCCAGATCGATCACCTCGGTCTTGCCCGGTTCGATCAGCACGCTGGCGGTCG
The sequence above is drawn from the Sphingomonas adhaesiva genome and encodes:
- a CDS encoding GumC family protein; translation: MATMTDNGGQDYGFQRTAREKRSLLPDPKYVLMIFRRRLWLFLAVAALAAAAVIYAVMSATPVYMATASVLIEPGKTEVIDLGNVVQGLPADSNVVDTEARIIGSPTVGLAVVRQLHLDRDPAFVGAAAPGAAPAIESAGVTAAERRATAAVLGRVTVRRAGLTYVIDITAQSSDPSEAVAIANAFAQQFIALQAARKMDVSENAAAFVSKRADELRAQAVADDAAVQRYMIANNLMSAQGATMAEQEVSSLNQQIAQARAELASERGKLAAARGQLGRGGGGADIGAVLSSDTIRQLRGQEAQASAELAALQSRYGELYPDVQKAKQNLADVRDQITAERQRIISTLQANVQVAASRLASLEGSEAQSRGALAANSSAQVGLLELQRKAEASKTIYSAFLQRAKETAATSNLPQADASISSLARLPDSPSWPNRRLGAIAALGLGVLLGLVAIAVAEYLDNSIGTREDVVSRLDAPYAGAIPDLNSVVTRDNRGVPPHVYVLSHPFSAFAEALRTIGAFTLGRAGGEGEGGGGGGGGGRVVAITSPLPREGKTTLSICLARVLAMGNRRVVLIDADLRRHSVSDMIVPGQGERLLKVLSGEMRLEDALVKDEATGLMVLPTAGITGTQDFLVPERVTELYARLKREFDVVIVDTAPLLGVVDTRVLTRFADATLLITRWRKTAIKAGQAALDMLDEAGANVAGVALSQVDVRQYASTGHADTYGYYKKFTGYYVN